In one window of Mercurialis annua linkage group LG4, ddMerAnnu1.2, whole genome shotgun sequence DNA:
- the LOC126678182 gene encoding uncharacterized protein LOC126678182 isoform X3, producing MGAKKRKHRALTKQTPSNSSVQPPGLNAANLKKLYAKLLHLSLNNSTLESYNCDSGYMGVDDCGGKLKSKDIYDLSHTLFRELDIRFKELFSALDNGSTAVVMDVWASDGELILVLRCCLVMLGFVEFDHGVLIEKGKVLLSILGRLISFELSVDGGTEFVASKASLRPSNLCCEALCAVLEVFADELLVNKLLREYLMLVDSTSSRSDVLFNCHFGYGNIGSVLEVVCSHFILSVSSEQAVVNFIDRLFWCPKDFRIPEISLPAALSLLLNPVVLSAPKMFLAHLILLVSETIGVCKASKNTPDVQLADWYSTAFERSVMLYTRHTSNLFADSHKSDDNGSFVRSSLHGYSTLKFESFLLPATLDKLHHLTAKSKSLWDSYLNEMSCRTNTDLVASSFAYVKDNICNFDESRRGEILSIVSCIILGCSSDGTCGTLFEKGDRNPQDTHLLASILKLMSSSMLQLIRYVRCVLLSGGSKSSGDLSSCKEYNSILRIVCSFEHLSIHPLRQNHLHRKMQSYPARYKNSKWMLLHLSGLLSSSYIGGIHFLVNGCLFTLMTLLDLFAIEEGDLGTLGSLCRPKLSYSSKSSDSAVEGVLVVRKSSRLISLKFQNIRDIQLRRRLSEMRKQGNQAETSEYFSAANDLKANNVKEICNDGMFLKILLGKNAKKSDFDELANFIEFEPGKDYLSWWKNLRKHREWRSKKTLQLSWKKRKVAWKVR from the exons ATGGGTGCTAAGAAGAGGAAACACCGTGCTCTCACCAAACAGACTCCGTCCAACTCTTCCGTTCAGCCTCCG GGACTAAATGCAGCCAACTTGAAAAAATTGTATGCCAAATTGCTCCATTTGTCATTGAACAATTCTACACTGGAATCCTATAATTGTGATTCTGGATACATGGGGGTGGATGATTGTGGTGGTAAATTAAAATCGAAGGATATTTATGATCTATCTCATACTTTATTTAGAGAACTAGACATTAGATTTAAGGAGTTATTCTCTGCTTTAGATAATGGTTCTACTGCAGTGGTTATGGATGTATGGGCTAGTGATGGGGAACTAATATTGGTGTTGAGATGTTGCTTGGTCATGTTGGGGTTCGTTGAATTCGATCACGGCGTTCTCATAGAAAAAGGAAAAGTTCTTCTCTCGATACTTGGAAGATTGATTTCTTTCGAGTTAAGTGTTGACGGTGGAACTGAGTTTGTTGCTTCAAAAGCTTCGTTGCGACCTTCCAATTTGTGCTGTGAAGCTCTGTGTGCTGTGCTTGAG GTGTTTGCAGATGAGCTTttggtaaataaattattgaggGAGTACTTAATGTTGGTTGATTCTACATCTTCGAGAAGCGACGTGCTATTTAATTGTCATTTTGGTTATGGTAATATTGGAAGTGTGTTAGAGGTGGTTTGTTCTCATTTTATTCTTTCAGTTTCCAGTGAACAAGCGGTTGTAAATTTCATCGACAGATTATTTTGGTGCCCCAAGGACTTCAGAATTCCAGAAATCAGCTTGCCTGCAGCCTTGTCTCTTCTTCTCAACCCTGTTGTGCTTTCAGCTCCAAAAATGTTTCTGGCACATTTGATTTTATTGGTTTCCGAAACAATTGGTGTTTGCAAAGCCTCCAAGAATACCCCGGATGTTCAGTTAGCAGATTGGTACTCGACAGCTTTTGAAAGATCTGTCATGCTGTACACCAGACACACGTCTAATTTATTTGCTGATAGCCATAAATCAGACGATAATGGTTCTTTTGTTAGATCTAGTTTGCATGGGTATAGTACACTGAAGTTTGAATCATTCCTTCTGCCAGCAACATTGGACAAACTACATCATCTTACTGCAAAGTCCAAAAGTTTATGGGATTCTTATTTAAATGAAATGTCTTGCAGAACAAATACTGATCTTGTGGCTTCCTCTTTTGCATATGTAAAGGATAACATATGCAATTTTGATGAATCCCGTAGAGGTGAAATTTTATCAATAGTAAGTTGCATTATACTAGGGTGTTCCTCTGATGGTACATGCGGCACATTATTTGAGAAAGGGGATAGAAACCCCCAAGACACTCATTTGCTTGCTTCTATACTGAAGTTGATGAGTAGTTCAATGTTACAACTTATACGGTATGTGAGGTGTGTTCTGTTATCCGGTGGTTCGAAATCCTCAGGAGATTTATCTTCCTGTAAGGAATATAATTCCATATTGCGTATTGTTTGTTCTTTTGAACATTTAAGTATCCATCCACTAAGGCAAAACCATTTACATAGAAAGATGCAATCTTACCCTGCAAGATACAAGAATTCTAAATGGATGCTTCTGCATCTGTCAGGCTTGCTTTCATCAAGTTATATTGGTGGGATTCATTTCTTGGTTAATGGGTGTTTGTTTACATTAATGACGCTGTTGGATTTATTTGCTATTGAAGAGGGCGATCTTGGCACATTAGGGTCACTATGTCGTCCCAAATTAAGTTATTCATCAAAATCATCTGACAGTGCTGTTGAAGGG GTCTTGGTAGTAAGAAAATCTAGCCGCCTAATTTCTTTAAAGTTTCAAAATATTCGGGATATACAGCTGAG aagACGGCTTTCTGAAATGAGAAAGCAAGGCAACCAAGCAGAAACATCAGAATATTTCAGTGCCGCAAATGACCTTAAAGCCAATAATGTTAAGGAAATCTGTAATGATGGGATGTTCCTGAAGATATTATTAGGAAAAAACGCCAAAAAATCTGATTTTGATGAGTTAGCCAACTTCATTGAATTTGAGCCGGGAAAGGACTATTTAAGCTGGTGGAAGAATCTAAGGAAACATAGAGAATGGAGATCCAAGAAGACGTTACAACTAAGTTGGAAGAAAAGGAAAGTGGCATGGAAAGTGAG GTAA
- the LOC126678182 gene encoding uncharacterized protein LOC126678182 isoform X2 has protein sequence MGAKKRKHRALTKQTPSNSSVQPPFQGLNAANLKKLYAKLLHLSLNNSTLESYNCDSGYMGVDDCGGKLKSKDIYDLSHTLFRELDIRFKELFSALDNGSTAVVMDVWASDGELILVLRCCLVMLGFVEFDHGVLIEKGKVLLSILGRLISFELSVDGGTEFVASKASLRPSNLCCEALCAVLEVFADELLVNKLLREYLMLVDSTSSRSDVLFNCHFGYGNIGSVLEVVCSHFILSVSSEQAVVNFIDRLFWCPKDFRIPEISLPAALSLLLNPVVLSAPKMFLAHLILLVSETIGVCKASKNTPDVQLADWYSTAFERSVMLYTRHTSNLFADSHKSDDNGSFVRSSLHGYSTLKFESFLLPATLDKLHHLTAKSKSLWDSYLNEMSCRTNTDLVASSFAYVKDNICNFDESRRGEILSIVSCIILGCSSDGTCGTLFEKGDRNPQDTHLLASILKLMSSSMLQLIRYVRCVLLSGGSKSSGDLSSCKEYNSILRIVCSFEHLSIHPLRQNHLHRKMQSYPARYKNSKWMLLHLSGLLSSSYIGGIHFLVNGCLFTLMTLLDLFAIEEGDLGTLGSLCRPKLSYSSKSSDSAVEGVLVVRKSSRLISLKFQNIRDIQLRRLSEMRKQGNQAETSEYFSAANDLKANNVKEICNDGMFLKILLGKNAKKSDFDELANFIEFEPGKDYLSWWKNLRKHREWRSKKTLQLSWKKRKVAWKVR, from the exons ATGGGTGCTAAGAAGAGGAAACACCGTGCTCTCACCAAACAGACTCCGTCCAACTCTTCCGTTCAGCCTCCG TTTCAGGGACTAAATGCAGCCAACTTGAAAAAATTGTATGCCAAATTGCTCCATTTGTCATTGAACAATTCTACACTGGAATCCTATAATTGTGATTCTGGATACATGGGGGTGGATGATTGTGGTGGTAAATTAAAATCGAAGGATATTTATGATCTATCTCATACTTTATTTAGAGAACTAGACATTAGATTTAAGGAGTTATTCTCTGCTTTAGATAATGGTTCTACTGCAGTGGTTATGGATGTATGGGCTAGTGATGGGGAACTAATATTGGTGTTGAGATGTTGCTTGGTCATGTTGGGGTTCGTTGAATTCGATCACGGCGTTCTCATAGAAAAAGGAAAAGTTCTTCTCTCGATACTTGGAAGATTGATTTCTTTCGAGTTAAGTGTTGACGGTGGAACTGAGTTTGTTGCTTCAAAAGCTTCGTTGCGACCTTCCAATTTGTGCTGTGAAGCTCTGTGTGCTGTGCTTGAG GTGTTTGCAGATGAGCTTttggtaaataaattattgaggGAGTACTTAATGTTGGTTGATTCTACATCTTCGAGAAGCGACGTGCTATTTAATTGTCATTTTGGTTATGGTAATATTGGAAGTGTGTTAGAGGTGGTTTGTTCTCATTTTATTCTTTCAGTTTCCAGTGAACAAGCGGTTGTAAATTTCATCGACAGATTATTTTGGTGCCCCAAGGACTTCAGAATTCCAGAAATCAGCTTGCCTGCAGCCTTGTCTCTTCTTCTCAACCCTGTTGTGCTTTCAGCTCCAAAAATGTTTCTGGCACATTTGATTTTATTGGTTTCCGAAACAATTGGTGTTTGCAAAGCCTCCAAGAATACCCCGGATGTTCAGTTAGCAGATTGGTACTCGACAGCTTTTGAAAGATCTGTCATGCTGTACACCAGACACACGTCTAATTTATTTGCTGATAGCCATAAATCAGACGATAATGGTTCTTTTGTTAGATCTAGTTTGCATGGGTATAGTACACTGAAGTTTGAATCATTCCTTCTGCCAGCAACATTGGACAAACTACATCATCTTACTGCAAAGTCCAAAAGTTTATGGGATTCTTATTTAAATGAAATGTCTTGCAGAACAAATACTGATCTTGTGGCTTCCTCTTTTGCATATGTAAAGGATAACATATGCAATTTTGATGAATCCCGTAGAGGTGAAATTTTATCAATAGTAAGTTGCATTATACTAGGGTGTTCCTCTGATGGTACATGCGGCACATTATTTGAGAAAGGGGATAGAAACCCCCAAGACACTCATTTGCTTGCTTCTATACTGAAGTTGATGAGTAGTTCAATGTTACAACTTATACGGTATGTGAGGTGTGTTCTGTTATCCGGTGGTTCGAAATCCTCAGGAGATTTATCTTCCTGTAAGGAATATAATTCCATATTGCGTATTGTTTGTTCTTTTGAACATTTAAGTATCCATCCACTAAGGCAAAACCATTTACATAGAAAGATGCAATCTTACCCTGCAAGATACAAGAATTCTAAATGGATGCTTCTGCATCTGTCAGGCTTGCTTTCATCAAGTTATATTGGTGGGATTCATTTCTTGGTTAATGGGTGTTTGTTTACATTAATGACGCTGTTGGATTTATTTGCTATTGAAGAGGGCGATCTTGGCACATTAGGGTCACTATGTCGTCCCAAATTAAGTTATTCATCAAAATCATCTGACAGTGCTGTTGAAGGG GTCTTGGTAGTAAGAAAATCTAGCCGCCTAATTTCTTTAAAGTTTCAAAATATTCGGGATATACAGCTGAG ACGGCTTTCTGAAATGAGAAAGCAAGGCAACCAAGCAGAAACATCAGAATATTTCAGTGCCGCAAATGACCTTAAAGCCAATAATGTTAAGGAAATCTGTAATGATGGGATGTTCCTGAAGATATTATTAGGAAAAAACGCCAAAAAATCTGATTTTGATGAGTTAGCCAACTTCATTGAATTTGAGCCGGGAAAGGACTATTTAAGCTGGTGGAAGAATCTAAGGAAACATAGAGAATGGAGATCCAAGAAGACGTTACAACTAAGTTGGAAGAAAAGGAAAGTGGCATGGAAAGTGAG GTAA
- the LOC126679045 gene encoding uncharacterized protein LOC126679045 isoform X1 produces MAGREVREYTNLSDPKDKKWGKGKDKIIDEEDITFQRMVAKMQEVAGERGGYLHGRGALDSDDLLYLKEQMEAEEDAERLLRRTEKRAFAAFKKAASLADSSPASVPLPLRVEPKPKSGIRQQDLLKKVVEVKPKRPKVLDNSGASHSMPTSIDHSSSHSNSVAHLKNPTVSKAGEANQDKVVINETGQLNPVNSLLGLAYANSDDEDDDDD; encoded by the exons ATGGCGGGAAGAGAAGTGAGGGAATACACAAATCTCAGCGATCCTAAAG ATAAGAAATGGGGAAAAggcaaagataaaataatagaTGAAGAAGATATTACTTTCCAGCGCATGGTCGCTAAG ATGCAAGAGGTTGCTGGAGAACGTGGAGGCTACCTTCATGGACGGGGCG CTTTGGACAGCGATGACTTACTTTATCTCAAGGAGCAGATGGAAGCTGAAGAGGATGCTGAACGCCTTCTTCGCCGCACAGAAAAACGAGCGTTTGCTGCATTTAAAA AAGCTGCTAGTTTAGCAGATTCTTCACCAGCATCAGTTCCGTTGCCACTTCGTGTTGAGCCCAAGCCAAAAAGTGGGATTAG GCAACAGGATCTATTGAAGAAGGTAGTGGAAGTTAAGCCCAAGCGGCCAAAAGTTTTAGACAATTCCGGTGCAAGCCATTCTATGCCAACTTCAATTGATCATTCATCGTCACATTCCAACTCCGTGGCTCACCTGAAGAACCCAACAGTGAGCAAAGCAGGTGAGGCTAATCAGGATAAAGTGGTTATCAATGAGACTGGGCAGCTTAATCCTGTTAATAGCTTGTTAGGCTTGGCATATGCGAATTCTGATGATGAAGATGACGATGATGACTGA
- the LOC126679045 gene encoding uncharacterized protein LOC126679045 isoform X2 translates to MKKILLSSAWSLRDLGFSYWAIDKQMQEVAGERGGYLHGRGALDSDDLLYLKEQMEAEEDAERLLRRTEKRAFAAFKKAASLADSSPASVPLPLRVEPKPKSGIRQQDLLKKVVEVKPKRPKVLDNSGASHSMPTSIDHSSSHSNSVAHLKNPTVSKAGEANQDKVVINETGQLNPVNSLLGLAYANSDDEDDDDD, encoded by the exons aTGAAGAAGATATTACTTTCCAGCGCATGGTCGCTAAG GGATCTTGGCTTTTCCTATTGGGCAATTGATAAGCAGATGCAAGAGGTTGCTGGAGAACGTGGAGGCTACCTTCATGGACGGGGCG CTTTGGACAGCGATGACTTACTTTATCTCAAGGAGCAGATGGAAGCTGAAGAGGATGCTGAACGCCTTCTTCGCCGCACAGAAAAACGAGCGTTTGCTGCATTTAAAA AAGCTGCTAGTTTAGCAGATTCTTCACCAGCATCAGTTCCGTTGCCACTTCGTGTTGAGCCCAAGCCAAAAAGTGGGATTAG GCAACAGGATCTATTGAAGAAGGTAGTGGAAGTTAAGCCCAAGCGGCCAAAAGTTTTAGACAATTCCGGTGCAAGCCATTCTATGCCAACTTCAATTGATCATTCATCGTCACATTCCAACTCCGTGGCTCACCTGAAGAACCCAACAGTGAGCAAAGCAGGTGAGGCTAATCAGGATAAAGTGGTTATCAATGAGACTGGGCAGCTTAATCCTGTTAATAGCTTGTTAGGCTTGGCATATGCGAATTCTGATGATGAAGATGACGATGATGACTGA
- the LOC126678182 gene encoding uncharacterized protein LOC126678182 isoform X1: protein MGAKKRKHRALTKQTPSNSSVQPPFQGLNAANLKKLYAKLLHLSLNNSTLESYNCDSGYMGVDDCGGKLKSKDIYDLSHTLFRELDIRFKELFSALDNGSTAVVMDVWASDGELILVLRCCLVMLGFVEFDHGVLIEKGKVLLSILGRLISFELSVDGGTEFVASKASLRPSNLCCEALCAVLEVFADELLVNKLLREYLMLVDSTSSRSDVLFNCHFGYGNIGSVLEVVCSHFILSVSSEQAVVNFIDRLFWCPKDFRIPEISLPAALSLLLNPVVLSAPKMFLAHLILLVSETIGVCKASKNTPDVQLADWYSTAFERSVMLYTRHTSNLFADSHKSDDNGSFVRSSLHGYSTLKFESFLLPATLDKLHHLTAKSKSLWDSYLNEMSCRTNTDLVASSFAYVKDNICNFDESRRGEILSIVSCIILGCSSDGTCGTLFEKGDRNPQDTHLLASILKLMSSSMLQLIRYVRCVLLSGGSKSSGDLSSCKEYNSILRIVCSFEHLSIHPLRQNHLHRKMQSYPARYKNSKWMLLHLSGLLSSSYIGGIHFLVNGCLFTLMTLLDLFAIEEGDLGTLGSLCRPKLSYSSKSSDSAVEGVLVVRKSSRLISLKFQNIRDIQLRRRLSEMRKQGNQAETSEYFSAANDLKANNVKEICNDGMFLKILLGKNAKKSDFDELANFIEFEPGKDYLSWWKNLRKHREWRSKKTLQLSWKKRKVAWKVR, encoded by the exons ATGGGTGCTAAGAAGAGGAAACACCGTGCTCTCACCAAACAGACTCCGTCCAACTCTTCCGTTCAGCCTCCG TTTCAGGGACTAAATGCAGCCAACTTGAAAAAATTGTATGCCAAATTGCTCCATTTGTCATTGAACAATTCTACACTGGAATCCTATAATTGTGATTCTGGATACATGGGGGTGGATGATTGTGGTGGTAAATTAAAATCGAAGGATATTTATGATCTATCTCATACTTTATTTAGAGAACTAGACATTAGATTTAAGGAGTTATTCTCTGCTTTAGATAATGGTTCTACTGCAGTGGTTATGGATGTATGGGCTAGTGATGGGGAACTAATATTGGTGTTGAGATGTTGCTTGGTCATGTTGGGGTTCGTTGAATTCGATCACGGCGTTCTCATAGAAAAAGGAAAAGTTCTTCTCTCGATACTTGGAAGATTGATTTCTTTCGAGTTAAGTGTTGACGGTGGAACTGAGTTTGTTGCTTCAAAAGCTTCGTTGCGACCTTCCAATTTGTGCTGTGAAGCTCTGTGTGCTGTGCTTGAG GTGTTTGCAGATGAGCTTttggtaaataaattattgaggGAGTACTTAATGTTGGTTGATTCTACATCTTCGAGAAGCGACGTGCTATTTAATTGTCATTTTGGTTATGGTAATATTGGAAGTGTGTTAGAGGTGGTTTGTTCTCATTTTATTCTTTCAGTTTCCAGTGAACAAGCGGTTGTAAATTTCATCGACAGATTATTTTGGTGCCCCAAGGACTTCAGAATTCCAGAAATCAGCTTGCCTGCAGCCTTGTCTCTTCTTCTCAACCCTGTTGTGCTTTCAGCTCCAAAAATGTTTCTGGCACATTTGATTTTATTGGTTTCCGAAACAATTGGTGTTTGCAAAGCCTCCAAGAATACCCCGGATGTTCAGTTAGCAGATTGGTACTCGACAGCTTTTGAAAGATCTGTCATGCTGTACACCAGACACACGTCTAATTTATTTGCTGATAGCCATAAATCAGACGATAATGGTTCTTTTGTTAGATCTAGTTTGCATGGGTATAGTACACTGAAGTTTGAATCATTCCTTCTGCCAGCAACATTGGACAAACTACATCATCTTACTGCAAAGTCCAAAAGTTTATGGGATTCTTATTTAAATGAAATGTCTTGCAGAACAAATACTGATCTTGTGGCTTCCTCTTTTGCATATGTAAAGGATAACATATGCAATTTTGATGAATCCCGTAGAGGTGAAATTTTATCAATAGTAAGTTGCATTATACTAGGGTGTTCCTCTGATGGTACATGCGGCACATTATTTGAGAAAGGGGATAGAAACCCCCAAGACACTCATTTGCTTGCTTCTATACTGAAGTTGATGAGTAGTTCAATGTTACAACTTATACGGTATGTGAGGTGTGTTCTGTTATCCGGTGGTTCGAAATCCTCAGGAGATTTATCTTCCTGTAAGGAATATAATTCCATATTGCGTATTGTTTGTTCTTTTGAACATTTAAGTATCCATCCACTAAGGCAAAACCATTTACATAGAAAGATGCAATCTTACCCTGCAAGATACAAGAATTCTAAATGGATGCTTCTGCATCTGTCAGGCTTGCTTTCATCAAGTTATATTGGTGGGATTCATTTCTTGGTTAATGGGTGTTTGTTTACATTAATGACGCTGTTGGATTTATTTGCTATTGAAGAGGGCGATCTTGGCACATTAGGGTCACTATGTCGTCCCAAATTAAGTTATTCATCAAAATCATCTGACAGTGCTGTTGAAGGG GTCTTGGTAGTAAGAAAATCTAGCCGCCTAATTTCTTTAAAGTTTCAAAATATTCGGGATATACAGCTGAG aagACGGCTTTCTGAAATGAGAAAGCAAGGCAACCAAGCAGAAACATCAGAATATTTCAGTGCCGCAAATGACCTTAAAGCCAATAATGTTAAGGAAATCTGTAATGATGGGATGTTCCTGAAGATATTATTAGGAAAAAACGCCAAAAAATCTGATTTTGATGAGTTAGCCAACTTCATTGAATTTGAGCCGGGAAAGGACTATTTAAGCTGGTGGAAGAATCTAAGGAAACATAGAGAATGGAGATCCAAGAAGACGTTACAACTAAGTTGGAAGAAAAGGAAAGTGGCATGGAAAGTGAG GTAA
- the LOC126678183 gene encoding basic leucine zipper 34-like, with product MENPKRLSVSKSFSNPERQDSSHPRNPFQFTFQSYRDSISNFSAGESRLVRNPLKGVAVHHHRAASDGYLIDIEQPSWLDELLKEPDSPAGYKACHRRSSSDSAALLNSASNTTGLLLSSNNNITAEISGTSGNVQKSGGSVLSKAIIKKNQERIPHVKSDSSITTSTASASKSDSKRAKQQLARNSRLRKLQYIAELERSVQFLQAKGFEATAALQYHNEEILILGMENRALKQRLDNISQEQLIKYMEQDMLEREIARLQMLYHQQQQQKEENQKAPMHYLHQTKSREIKLQLAKLCI from the exons ATGGAAAATCCGAAAAGATTATCAGTCAGTAAAAGCTTTTCCAACCCGGAAAGACAAGATTCATCACATCCAAGAAACCCGTTCCAATTCACATTCCAATCATATCGCGATAGCATCTCCAATTTTTCAGCAGGGGAATCAAGACTAGTCAGAAACCCGCTAAAAGGAGTGGCTGTGCACCATCATCGCGCAGCATCTGATGGATATCTCATTGATATAGAACAACCATCCTGGCTTGATGAGCTCCTTAAGGAGCCTGACTCACCAGCTGGTTATAAAGCCTGTCATCGACGATCTTCAAGTGATTCTGCTGCACTCTTAAATTCTGCATCAAACACAACTGGCCTACTCTTGTCGAGTAATAACAATATAACAGCTGAAATTTCCGGGACTTCTGGTAATGTTCAAAAATCAGGCGGAAGTGTGCTTTCTAAAGCCATTATCAAGAAAAATCAAGAACGAATTCCACATGTTAAGAGTGATAGCTCAATCACTACCTCAACTGCCTCTGCATCCAAGTCAGATTCGAAGCGCGCCAAGCA GCAATTAGCTAGAAATTCACGCCTACGGAAACTTCAGTATATAGCTGAACTAGAAAGAAGTGTTCAATTTTTACAG GCAAAAGGTTTTGAAGCTACGGCTGCGCTTCAATATCATAATGAGGAAATTCTCATACTCGGCATGGAAAACCGAGCTCTGAAGCAACGGTTAGATAATATATCTCAGGAGCAACTCATCAAATACA TGGAGCAAGATATGCTAGAGAGAGAGATAGCAAGGCTTCAAATGTTATACCATCAACAGCAGCAGCAAAAGGAAGAGAACCAAAAGGCTCCTATGCATTACCTGCACCAAACCAAAAGTAGAGAAATTAAATTGCAATTGGCTAAATTATGCATATAG
- the LOC126678182 gene encoding uncharacterized protein LOC126678182 isoform X4: MGAKKRKHRALTKQTPSNSSVQPPFQGLNAANLKKLYAKLLHLSLNNSTLESYNCDSGYMGVDDCGGKLKSKDIYDLSHTLFRELDIRFKELFSALDNGSTAVVMDVWASDGELILVLRCCLVMLGFVEFDHGVLIEKGKVLLSILGRLISFELSVDGGTEFVASKASLRPSNLCCEALCAVLEVFADELLVNKLLREYLMLVDSTSSRSDVLFNCHFGYGNIGSVLEVVCSHFILSVSSEQAVVNFIDRLFWCPKDFRIPEISLPAALSLLLNPVVLSAPKMFLAHLILLVSETIGVCKASKNTPDVQLADWYSTAFERSVMLYTRHTSNLFADSHKSDDNGSFVRSSLHGYSTLKFESFLLPATLDKLHHLTAKSKSLWDSYLNEMSCRTNTDLVASSFAYVKDNICNFDESRRGEILSIVSCIILGCSSDGTCGTLFEKGDRNPQDTHLLASILKLMSSSMLQLIRYVRCVLLSGGSKSSGDLSSCKEYNSILRIVCSFEHLSIHPLRQNHLHRKMQSYPARYKNSKWMLLHLSGLLSSSYIGGIHFLVNGCLFTLMTLLDLFAIEEGDLGTLGSLCRPKLSYSSKSSDSAVEGVLVVRKSSRLISLKFQNIRDIQLRSISFLDNFELIFKNSLLLKAANSRNYR; this comes from the exons ATGGGTGCTAAGAAGAGGAAACACCGTGCTCTCACCAAACAGACTCCGTCCAACTCTTCCGTTCAGCCTCCG TTTCAGGGACTAAATGCAGCCAACTTGAAAAAATTGTATGCCAAATTGCTCCATTTGTCATTGAACAATTCTACACTGGAATCCTATAATTGTGATTCTGGATACATGGGGGTGGATGATTGTGGTGGTAAATTAAAATCGAAGGATATTTATGATCTATCTCATACTTTATTTAGAGAACTAGACATTAGATTTAAGGAGTTATTCTCTGCTTTAGATAATGGTTCTACTGCAGTGGTTATGGATGTATGGGCTAGTGATGGGGAACTAATATTGGTGTTGAGATGTTGCTTGGTCATGTTGGGGTTCGTTGAATTCGATCACGGCGTTCTCATAGAAAAAGGAAAAGTTCTTCTCTCGATACTTGGAAGATTGATTTCTTTCGAGTTAAGTGTTGACGGTGGAACTGAGTTTGTTGCTTCAAAAGCTTCGTTGCGACCTTCCAATTTGTGCTGTGAAGCTCTGTGTGCTGTGCTTGAG GTGTTTGCAGATGAGCTTttggtaaataaattattgaggGAGTACTTAATGTTGGTTGATTCTACATCTTCGAGAAGCGACGTGCTATTTAATTGTCATTTTGGTTATGGTAATATTGGAAGTGTGTTAGAGGTGGTTTGTTCTCATTTTATTCTTTCAGTTTCCAGTGAACAAGCGGTTGTAAATTTCATCGACAGATTATTTTGGTGCCCCAAGGACTTCAGAATTCCAGAAATCAGCTTGCCTGCAGCCTTGTCTCTTCTTCTCAACCCTGTTGTGCTTTCAGCTCCAAAAATGTTTCTGGCACATTTGATTTTATTGGTTTCCGAAACAATTGGTGTTTGCAAAGCCTCCAAGAATACCCCGGATGTTCAGTTAGCAGATTGGTACTCGACAGCTTTTGAAAGATCTGTCATGCTGTACACCAGACACACGTCTAATTTATTTGCTGATAGCCATAAATCAGACGATAATGGTTCTTTTGTTAGATCTAGTTTGCATGGGTATAGTACACTGAAGTTTGAATCATTCCTTCTGCCAGCAACATTGGACAAACTACATCATCTTACTGCAAAGTCCAAAAGTTTATGGGATTCTTATTTAAATGAAATGTCTTGCAGAACAAATACTGATCTTGTGGCTTCCTCTTTTGCATATGTAAAGGATAACATATGCAATTTTGATGAATCCCGTAGAGGTGAAATTTTATCAATAGTAAGTTGCATTATACTAGGGTGTTCCTCTGATGGTACATGCGGCACATTATTTGAGAAAGGGGATAGAAACCCCCAAGACACTCATTTGCTTGCTTCTATACTGAAGTTGATGAGTAGTTCAATGTTACAACTTATACGGTATGTGAGGTGTGTTCTGTTATCCGGTGGTTCGAAATCCTCAGGAGATTTATCTTCCTGTAAGGAATATAATTCCATATTGCGTATTGTTTGTTCTTTTGAACATTTAAGTATCCATCCACTAAGGCAAAACCATTTACATAGAAAGATGCAATCTTACCCTGCAAGATACAAGAATTCTAAATGGATGCTTCTGCATCTGTCAGGCTTGCTTTCATCAAGTTATATTGGTGGGATTCATTTCTTGGTTAATGGGTGTTTGTTTACATTAATGACGCTGTTGGATTTATTTGCTATTGAAGAGGGCGATCTTGGCACATTAGGGTCACTATGTCGTCCCAAATTAAGTTATTCATCAAAATCATCTGACAGTGCTGTTGAAGGG GTCTTGGTAGTAAGAAAATCTAGCCGCCTAATTTCTTTAAAGTTTCAAAATATTCGGGATATACAGCTGAG AAGCATCTCATTTCTTGACAACTTTGAATTGATATTTAAGAATTCATTGCTACTGAAAGCTGCAAATTCCAGGAATTACCGCTGA